One part of the Xylanimonas allomyrinae genome encodes these proteins:
- a CDS encoding UTP--glucose-1-phosphate uridylyltransferase: MSDGGLALAREKMTEAGVAPAAIETFSRFYRLLESGATGLVREADVDPLPPLARAADLDLTDDDAANALAKTAIIKLNGGLGTSMGMDRAKSLLPVRRTADGTDLTFLDVIVGQVRAARAATGARLPLLLMNSFRTRDDTLALLARYEDLPLDGLPLDFVQNREPKLRADDLTPVSWPADPDLEWCPPGHGDLYPALHAAGVVRALLDAGFRYASVSNADNLGAAPDARIAGWFATSGAPYAAEMCLKTPADVKGGQLVVRKADGRIVQRETAQTHPDDLAVSLDPARHRYFHTNNLWFDLEVLAAELDRTGGVLELPLIRNAKTVDPADPSSTPVVQIESAMGAAVAVFEGATAIEVGRERFLPVKTTSDLLVLRSDVYDLTADHRVVAQVPAPLVTLPAPYKTIAAFDARFPCGPPSLRAATALTVEGDWTFGAEVAVQGEATLHDAGTAGVVPDRATVGPHGIAAG; the protein is encoded by the coding sequence ATGAGCGACGGTGGCCTGGCGCTGGCCCGCGAGAAGATGACGGAGGCGGGCGTGGCGCCCGCGGCGATCGAGACGTTCAGCCGGTTCTACCGGTTGCTGGAGTCGGGCGCGACAGGACTGGTGCGGGAAGCGGACGTCGACCCGCTGCCGCCCCTGGCGCGTGCGGCAGACCTGGACCTGACCGACGACGACGCCGCGAACGCGCTGGCGAAGACGGCGATCATCAAGCTCAACGGCGGGCTGGGCACGTCGATGGGCATGGACCGGGCCAAGTCGCTGCTGCCGGTGCGCCGCACGGCGGACGGGACGGACCTGACCTTCCTGGACGTGATCGTGGGCCAGGTGCGCGCGGCGCGGGCAGCGACGGGGGCACGGCTGCCGTTGCTGCTGATGAACTCCTTCCGCACGCGGGACGACACGCTGGCGTTGCTGGCGCGGTACGAGGACCTTCCCCTCGACGGTCTGCCCCTGGACTTCGTGCAGAACCGCGAGCCCAAGCTGCGCGCCGACGACCTGACCCCGGTGTCGTGGCCAGCCGACCCGGACCTGGAGTGGTGCCCGCCGGGGCACGGCGACCTGTACCCGGCGTTGCACGCGGCCGGTGTGGTGCGAGCGCTGCTGGACGCGGGGTTCCGGTACGCGTCGGTGTCCAACGCGGACAACCTGGGTGCGGCGCCGGACGCGCGGATCGCAGGCTGGTTCGCCACCTCGGGTGCCCCGTACGCGGCCGAGATGTGCCTCAAGACGCCCGCGGACGTCAAGGGCGGGCAGCTCGTGGTGCGCAAGGCCGACGGGCGCATCGTGCAGCGCGAGACCGCTCAGACCCACCCGGACGACCTGGCGGTCTCGCTGGACCCGGCACGTCACCGGTACTTCCACACCAACAACCTGTGGTTCGACCTCGAGGTGCTGGCCGCCGAGCTCGACCGTACCGGCGGGGTGCTGGAGCTGCCGCTGATCCGCAACGCCAAAACGGTCGACCCGGCCGACCCGTCCTCGACCCCGGTGGTCCAGATCGAGTCCGCGATGGGTGCCGCCGTCGCGGTGTTCGAGGGGGCCACGGCCATCGAGGTCGGCCGGGAGCGGTTCCTGCCCGTCAAGACGACCAGCGACCTGCTCGTGCTGCGCTCGGACGTCTACGACCTGACCGCCGACCACCGCGTCGTGGCCCAGGTCCCCGCCCCCCTGGTGACCCTGCCCGCGCCTTACAAGACCATCGCCGCGTTCGACGCCCGGTTCCCCTGTGGGCCGCCCTCCCTGCGCGCGGCCACCGCGCTCACGGTCGAGGGCGACTGGACCTTCGGGGCTGAGGTCGCCGTGCAGGGCGAGGCCACGCTGCACGACGCCGGTACGGCCGGCGTCGTCCCCGACCGGGCAACCGTCGGGCCGCACGGGATCGCCGCCGGGTGA
- a CDS encoding FAD-dependent oxidoreductase has translation MPRRTIPARAATDRPAGLPSEVEVVVVGAGIVGLAHAIEAEARGASVVVIERDACARGASVRSLGHVAVAAQDGPTLACAFQTRDKWLALRRQAGLVVGESGSVVVASADDEMAVLEDFVCARDGAATLLDRAGVARYVATVGDDVVGGAFLTTDLRVDPRSALHQLALWFGQRPRASVVTGTAVLGVEPGHGRTLVRTSRGDVVARRVVMAVGADVDRLYPGVTEGRLRRRRRHGLRVALESPVSGDSPVVLGGTALLHHAGFTRSPHHTEVRGRLDQERPAVVGAGLNLRATPLADGTLLLGDAGSGDAGLSPFRDESVDGLLLDEAWRLLGARPRVLDRWTATEAVADEPFVATEPQRGLLVVEATGSTGLSTAFGHAARSLDGFL, from the coding sequence GTGCCACGTCGAACGATCCCCGCACGCGCCGCCACCGACCGACCCGCAGGCCTCCCGAGCGAGGTCGAGGTGGTCGTCGTCGGTGCCGGCATCGTCGGTCTCGCGCATGCGATCGAGGCCGAGGCGCGTGGGGCGAGCGTCGTCGTCATCGAGCGGGACGCGTGCGCGCGCGGTGCCTCGGTGCGCAGCCTCGGGCACGTCGCGGTCGCCGCGCAGGACGGGCCGACGCTCGCCTGCGCGTTCCAGACGCGTGACAAGTGGCTCGCGCTGCGTCGCCAGGCGGGACTGGTGGTGGGGGAGTCGGGCAGCGTCGTCGTCGCGTCCGCGGACGACGAGATGGCGGTGCTGGAGGACTTCGTCTGCGCCCGTGACGGTGCGGCCACGCTCCTGGACCGTGCGGGCGTGGCCCGGTACGTGGCCACGGTCGGCGACGACGTCGTCGGCGGGGCGTTCCTGACGACCGACCTGCGGGTCGACCCGCGCTCTGCGCTGCACCAGCTGGCGCTGTGGTTCGGGCAGCGGCCGCGAGCGTCGGTCGTGACCGGGACGGCGGTGCTCGGCGTCGAGCCGGGTCACGGGCGGACGCTCGTGCGCACCTCGCGGGGCGACGTCGTCGCCCGACGCGTGGTGATGGCTGTCGGCGCCGACGTCGACAGGCTGTACCCCGGCGTGACCGAAGGACGGCTGCGCCGTCGTCGTCGGCACGGGCTGCGGGTGGCACTGGAGTCGCCGGTCTCCGGCGACTCTCCGGTCGTGCTCGGGGGGACGGCGCTGCTGCACCACGCGGGTTTCACGCGGTCCCCGCACCACACGGAGGTGCGAGGGCGGCTCGACCAGGAGCGGCCCGCGGTTGTCGGCGCGGGGCTCAACCTGCGCGCGACGCCGCTCGCGGACGGCACGCTGCTGCTGGGGGACGCCGGTTCGGGGGACGCCGGCCTGTCTCCGTTCCGCGACGAGTCCGTCGACGGCCTGCTGCTCGACGAGGCGTGGCGGCTTCTGGGCGCCCGCCCGCGGGTGCTCGACCGATGGACGGCGACGGAGGCCGTCGCGGACGAGCCGTTCGTCGCGACGGAGCCGCAGCGCGGGCTGCTGGTGGTCGAGGCGACGGGCTCCACGGGCTTGTCGACGGCCTTCGGCCACGCCGCACGCAGCCTC